The following proteins come from a genomic window of Sulfurimonas sp. C5:
- a CDS encoding P-II family nitrogen regulator yields MKKIEAIIKPYKLEETKEALAEIGIDGLTVSEVQGYGRQKGHTELYRGSEYQTDFIPKNKLEIVVNDSLVDQVTEVIKEVNYTGKIGDGKIMISPIDNTIRIRTGEMGEDAV; encoded by the coding sequence ATGAAAAAGATAGAAGCAATTATAAAACCTTATAAACTTGAAGAAACAAAAGAAGCTTTAGCTGAAATCGGTATTGACGGTTTAACAGTTTCAGAAGTTCAAGGGTATGGTCGTCAAAAAGGGCATACTGAACTTTACCGTGGTTCGGAATATCAAACAGATTTTATTCCGAAAAACAAACTTGAAATCGTAGTGAACGACAGCTTAGTTGATCAAGTAACTGAAGTGATCAAAGAGGTGAACTACACTGGTAAAATCGGTGACGGTAAAATTATGATCAGTCCGATTGATAATACAATCAGAATCCGTACTGGAGAGATGGGCGAAGACGCCGTATAA
- the nifN gene encoding nitrogenase iron-molybdenum cofactor biosynthesis protein NifN, translating into MNKPLQTNPIKLSQPMGALLCFLGIKNCMPLMHGAQGCASFSKVFFTRHFSDPIAIQTTAVNDITAVIDGGEYSISEAIKNITKKVTPDLVGLFTTGMTETKGDDIKGASSLLKDIQLMCYVNTPDFEGGLESGFAKSVEALVEQLVKECSEVNNNKAVLIPNVNLTPIEIEKIKDEIAKFGFEVFALPDLSDSLDGHLGLKQGALSSGGISVEEIQNLGDASVVISIGASVEKAGTLLSQKNEKMTHFHFQTVSGLLAADAFYKALMEFKTLSKPNPSIVRWRKRLQDALLDTHFAIGGTKMVIALEADQALSVATTLIEAGADIKTIVVPTKTKVLDALECEVIVGDFEDVEEKLQDAELLITNFHGERIAHEQHKALLLRGYPNYETVGNQLINDTLYEGSCYLLFSVANLINSTTHH; encoded by the coding sequence ATGAATAAACCATTACAAACTAATCCGATAAAACTTTCACAACCTATGGGCGCTTTGCTTTGCTTTTTAGGAATTAAAAATTGTATGCCTCTTATGCATGGAGCACAAGGGTGTGCCTCTTTTTCTAAGGTTTTTTTTACAAGACATTTCAGTGACCCAATTGCTATACAGACAACAGCAGTCAATGATATAACAGCTGTCATAGACGGTGGAGAATACTCAATCTCTGAAGCGATAAAAAACATTACAAAAAAAGTTACACCAGATTTAGTAGGTTTATTTACAACAGGTATGACTGAGACTAAGGGTGATGATATTAAAGGTGCTTCCTCTTTACTTAAAGATATTCAATTGATGTGCTATGTAAATACACCTGATTTTGAAGGTGGTTTAGAAAGCGGATTTGCAAAATCTGTAGAAGCACTTGTAGAACAACTTGTCAAAGAGTGTTCAGAAGTAAACAATAATAAAGCTGTACTCATCCCAAATGTTAATCTTACACCTATAGAGATTGAAAAGATTAAAGATGAGATCGCAAAATTTGGTTTTGAAGTTTTTGCTCTTCCTGATCTGAGTGATTCGTTGGATGGACATTTAGGACTCAAGCAAGGGGCCTTAAGTAGTGGAGGGATTAGTGTTGAAGAGATTCAAAATCTGGGTGATGCATCTGTTGTAATCTCTATTGGCGCTTCGGTAGAAAAGGCTGGAACTCTGCTCAGTCAAAAAAATGAAAAGATGACACATTTCCATTTTCAAACTGTGAGCGGATTACTTGCAGCTGATGCTTTTTACAAAGCACTAATGGAGTTTAAAACACTCTCAAAACCAAATCCTAGTATTGTTAGATGGAGAAAAAGACTTCAAGATGCTCTTTTAGATACCCATTTTGCAATCGGGGGAACAAAAATGGTGATTGCACTTGAAGCTGATCAGGCATTAAGCGTTGCAACGACCCTTATAGAAGCTGGAGCAGATATCAAAACGATTGTAGTTCCTACAAAAACAAAAGTTTTAGATGCTTTAGAATGTGAAGTAATTGTAGGTGATTTTGAAGATGTTGAGGAAAAACTTCAAGATGCAGAGCTTCTAATTACTAACTTTCATGGTGAAAGAATTGCCCATGAACAACACAAAGCCTTATTGCTCAGAGGCTATCCAAACTACGAAACAGTTGGCAATCAGCTAATTAACGACACTCTATATGAAGGAAGTTGTTATCTCTTATTTAGTGTGGCAAACCTTATAAACTCTACTACGCACCATTAA
- the nifX gene encoding nitrogen fixation protein NifX, producing MASTITVTSNVGEPGTIRVAFATNDNENIDAHFGSAKQFNVYDISSNGFDISTIIKIDSKDTDQTVALLDKCDIVYFVNIGPTAAAKIINSGIFPIKYKEVVSIDEELKKLVSMLGTNPPPFIKKIIQKKAA from the coding sequence ATGGCTTCAACAATTACTGTGACATCAAATGTCGGTGAACCTGGAACAATTAGAGTTGCTTTTGCAACAAACGATAATGAGAACATTGATGCACACTTCGGAAGTGCGAAGCAGTTTAATGTTTACGACATCTCGAGTAACGGTTTTGATATCTCTACGATTATCAAAATCGATAGTAAAGATACGGATCAAACCGTAGCGCTTTTAGACAAATGTGACATAGTTTATTTTGTAAATATAGGTCCGACAGCTGCAGCAAAAATTATCAATTCTGGAATCTTTCCAATCAAGTATAAAGAAGTTGTGTCAATTGATGAGGAACTTAAAAAACTAGTATCAATGCTGGGAACAAATCCTCCTCCATTTATTAAAAAAATTATTCAAAAGAAGGCTGCATAA
- a CDS encoding NifX-associated nitrogen fixation protein: MENIFIDTLIGQVRALDQFGTWANREDEDILKEKYVKSKEELKNIPVIADIDEMQIQDIRLIYQSVALAFEKKTGIMCSVVMEMSHEGFGRAVVIADKIVIVNKFFKDAHRFSFRTYEQLCEDGEKMVEDAIKIYNEYKK; this comes from the coding sequence ATGGAAAATATATTTATAGATACATTAATTGGTCAAGTAAGAGCACTTGATCAATTCGGTACATGGGCAAATCGTGAAGATGAAGATATCCTCAAAGAAAAATATGTAAAAAGTAAAGAGGAATTAAAAAATATTCCGGTTATTGCAGATATCGATGAGATGCAGATTCAAGATATTCGTTTAATTTATCAATCAGTTGCTTTGGCTTTTGAGAAAAAAACAGGGATTATGTGTTCTGTTGTTATGGAGATGAGCCATGAAGGTTTTGGTCGTGCAGTTGTTATCGCAGATAAGATTGTAATTGTTAATAAGTTTTTTAAAGATGCACATCGTTTCTCTTTCCGTACATACGAGCAGTTATGTGAAGATGGTGAGAAAATGGTTGAAGATGCTATAAAAATATACAACGAATATAAAAAATAG
- a CDS encoding flavodoxin domain-containing protein, producing MAKYGIFVGTAGGTSMKVADILAEEFGIEEDDIINMEEDFDDVEEQLLEYDVLFLGSSTWGQGDLHFSWVDPILEIEDEDIDFSGKTVAFFGAGDCKKHGEHFCSALGKLHKTFTEAGAKAIGFIPKEDYSYEFSLAEIDGKFCGLGIDEHNESEKTSERIEKWVGLLKSELGE from the coding sequence ATGGCAAAATATGGAATCTTCGTTGGAACAGCCGGCGGAACAAGTATGAAGGTAGCAGACATTCTTGCAGAGGAATTTGGAATTGAAGAAGATGATATCATCAACATGGAAGAGGACTTCGATGATGTTGAGGAACAACTTCTTGAATATGATGTACTTTTTTTAGGTAGTTCAACTTGGGGACAAGGTGACTTACACTTCTCTTGGGTAGACCCTATTTTAGAGATAGAAGACGAAGATATAGATTTTAGTGGAAAAACAGTTGCATTTTTCGGTGCAGGTGATTGTAAAAAACATGGTGAGCATTTTTGCTCAGCGTTAGGAAAATTACATAAAACTTTTACTGAAGCTGGAGCAAAAGCGATAGGCTTTATCCCTAAAGAAGATTATTCATATGAATTTTCACTTGCAGAGATTGATGGCAAGTTTTGTGGTTTAGGAATTGATGAACACAATGAGAGTGAAAAAACTAGTGAAAGGATAGAAAAATGGGTTGGCTTATTAAAATCAGAACTAGGAGAATAA
- a CDS encoding P-II family nitrogen regulator gives MYLVTAVINKANLKNVLEDLFANNFEGITVSDVIGKGSFGLKEADNGIVDLVEKVKLEMVVSTKENRERAMECVRSNAHDLGRGAGKMWWIDVGGVERIRTGERDQDALTTQIDKKIGNVTHIATTHIDTPCS, from the coding sequence ATGTATTTGGTTACAGCGGTAATAAACAAAGCAAATTTAAAAAACGTTTTAGAAGATCTTTTTGCAAATAATTTTGAAGGGATCACGGTAAGCGATGTTATCGGAAAAGGCTCTTTTGGTTTAAAAGAGGCAGATAACGGGATCGTAGACCTTGTAGAAAAAGTAAAATTAGAGATGGTTGTTTCTACAAAAGAAAATAGAGAACGTGCAATGGAATGTGTACGTTCTAATGCTCACGATTTAGGTCGAGGGGCTGGAAAAATGTGGTGGATCGATGTTGGTGGTGTTGAACGCATCAGAACAGGTGAAAGAGATCAAGATGCCTTAACAACGCAAATAGACAAGAAAATCGGTAATGTTACGCATATCGCAACAACACATATCGATACGCCATGTAGCTAA
- a CDS encoding nitrogenase-stabilizing/protective protein NifW, whose translation MNTTEKSLDEFYELTDAEDYFDFFDLEYDASLVNIKRFHILKEYGTLIKTGMQNLGGQDERLLDFLKYSLLKVYGEFANGYAPSAADVWDMFKDGKLSGCMSCTPQAGNSCGC comes from the coding sequence ATGAATACTACAGAAAAGTCATTGGATGAGTTCTACGAACTAACTGATGCGGAAGATTATTTTGATTTTTTCGATTTAGAGTACGATGCAAGCTTAGTAAACATCAAGCGATTTCACATTTTAAAAGAATATGGGACACTTATTAAGACTGGAATGCAAAACCTTGGCGGTCAAGATGAACGTCTTTTAGACTTTTTAAAATATTCACTTTTAAAAGTTTACGGTGAGTTTGCAAACGGCTATGCTCCAAGTGCGGCTGATGTTTGGGATATGTTTAAAGATGGAAAATTAAGCGGTTGTATGAGCTGTACACCGCAAGCAGGAAACAGTTGTGGCTGCTAA
- a CDS encoding nitrogen fixation protein NifZ, with protein sequence MAANFTFDPDVTLYDSITADRSGRDAEEPKFMIGQKVRLVEDIVNDGTYPHAKIGTLMMPKGTIGYIKTMGDFLQVIRVYEVHFFGAEMEVEIVGCREHELESMDDDYVDEETLDREAFEAHRKKMAKLKEEK encoded by the coding sequence GTGGCTGCTAATTTTACATTTGATCCGGACGTAACGCTGTATGACAGTATCACTGCTGACAGATCAGGGCGCGATGCTGAAGAACCAAAGTTCATGATTGGACAAAAAGTAAGACTTGTTGAAGATATTGTAAACGACGGTACATATCCACATGCCAAGATAGGTACACTGATGATGCCGAAAGGTACGATCGGATATATAAAAACAATGGGAGATTTTTTACAAGTTATTCGTGTCTATGAAGTGCACTTCTTCGGTGCTGAGATGGAAGTAGAGATTGTCGGTTGTCGTGAACATGAGTTAGAGTCTATGGATGATGACTATGTTGATGAAGAGACTTTGGACAGAGAAGCTTTTGAAGCGCATAGAAAAAAAATGGCTAAATTGAAAGAAGAGAAGTAA
- a CDS encoding nitrogen fixation protein NifZ, which yields MMPKGTIGYIKTMGDFLQVIRVYEVHFFGAEMEVEIVGCREHELESMDDDYVDEETLDREAFEAHRKKMAKLKEEK from the coding sequence ATGATGCCGAAAGGTACGATCGGATATATAAAAACAATGGGAGATTTTTTACAAGTTATTCGTGTCTATGAAGTGCACTTCTTCGGTGCTGAGATGGAAGTAGAGATTGTCGGTTGTCGTGAACATGAGTTAGAGTCTATGGATGATGACTATGTTGATGAAGAGACTTTGGACAGAGAAGCTTTTGAAGCGCATAGAAAAAAAATGGCTAAATTGAAAGAAGAGAAGTAA
- a CDS encoding 2Fe-2S iron-sulfur cluster-binding protein, translated as MAKVIFIGFDTEKDGLYHAPKGEPIVRLAKDNGIPINFECQDGECASCLIKYENIEDEEPTNYIEDKELEKLVELGVLKSKDAEHCQQFTISPKVRLACQTLVKGDVIIKPFLQ; from the coding sequence GTGGCGAAGGTGATTTTCATTGGCTTTGATACAGAAAAAGACGGTTTGTATCATGCGCCAAAAGGTGAACCAATTGTAAGATTGGCTAAAGATAACGGTATACCGATTAACTTTGAATGTCAAGACGGTGAATGTGCTAGCTGTTTAATTAAATACGAAAATATAGAGGACGAAGAACCTACAAACTATATTGAAGATAAAGAGCTAGAAAAACTAGTGGAGTTGGGTGTTTTAAAATCTAAGGATGCGGAACACTGTCAACAATTTACGATCAGCCCAAAAGTGAGATTGGCATGCCAAACACTTGTTAAGGGTGATGTTATCATCAAACCATTTTTACAATAA
- a CDS encoding 2Fe-2S iron-sulfur cluster-binding protein translates to MTTRVEIINDFLAINVKEGSTIQDIVEASGSALPFGCRDGECGTCIVEVESGMEFLTDKTDKEVKVLKEICSGTCTPNSRLSCQMKIAKPNGLVRLKY, encoded by the coding sequence ATGACTACAAGAGTTGAAATCATAAACGATTTTTTAGCAATTAACGTGAAAGAGGGAAGTACTATTCAAGATATCGTGGAGGCTAGTGGTAGTGCACTTCCTTTTGGATGTCGTGACGGTGAATGTGGAACATGTATTGTTGAAGTTGAATCAGGGATGGAATTTCTTACAGATAAAACTGACAAAGAAGTTAAAGTATTAAAAGAGATCTGTTCTGGTACTTGTACTCCAAACTCACGTCTTTCATGTCAAATGAAAATTGCTAAGCCAAACGGTTTAGTAAGACTTAAATACTAA